Sequence from the Esox lucius isolate fEsoLuc1 chromosome 6, fEsoLuc1.pri, whole genome shotgun sequence genome:
CAACCTGGCCACCTTCTGAGGGTCCACGATAGAAGAGGTAATGTGATGGCTCTTGCAAGCCTACAGGGAAATAGCCTCACCTGGTCAGCTCACATGACTATTAGTTGATTGTGTTGTGTGGCATTAGGGATATTGTAAGTGAGACCAAATTCATTTCAGGTGCTTTTGGTGCAAAATTCAAAGGAATTTTCAGGTGGTGTTCTCATTCTACAGTTCTGTCCGACAGTATCACAGACTGAATGCACTCATGGAAATGTTTGGTCACCTGAACTTCACAGTCCTGGGATTTTCCTGTAATCAGTTTGGTCTTCAGGCACCTGGTAGGAGTCTATTTTAATAGAATAtagcttttatatatatatatatatatatatatatatatatatatatatatatatatatatatatatatatatatactgtattactaagtaaaatatatattaggcATACTTTTTAATACAGTCAAATGTGTTGACAAATGACATATGTGTAGTTTGCTTTTCATATTATCATGTGGAACATTAATAACATATTTTGTCTTGTAAGCTTAATAAatcacagtttttttctgtatgcTGTGGTTTCTACCTTTAGAGGCAAATCATGAAACCCTCAACATTCTCAAGTACGTAAGACCAGGTGGTGGTTTTGTCCCCAAGTTCCCTGTGTTTGGCAAGATAGAGGTCAATGGGTTAAATGAGGAACCTCTTTTCACCTATCTCAAGGTAGTATAATTGACATGTCATTATGGAATGTTATTTGTTGCCCTAGGGGCAAATTGAATATGTGATTTTTGTCGACTACACATATTTTAAGATCTAACGTTCTTTAGTTCTTTGTTTTTACAGGAGTCTTTGCCATATGTGAACCCTGTCATAGGAGATATTAAAAAGTTCTATTGGTCACCCATCAAAGTCAATGACCTTCGCTGGAACTTTGAGAAGTTCCTAATTGCTTCTGACGGGGAGCCTTACAGACGGTAAATTGAACACATCATACACATCTCAACAACAACATGAaggaaataaaatctaaagatGTTTTCATTAATTTACTATAAATGACTATGTGTAGAAATACGTAATTGGTTGGTCTGTCCTTTTCCCCCCCAGTTATGAACTTCATGG
This genomic interval carries:
- the gpx9 gene encoding glutathione peroxidase 9 → MEMFGHLNFTVLGFSCNQFGLQAPEANHETLNILKYVRPGGGFVPKFPVFGKIEVNGLNEEPLFTYLKESLPYVNPVIGDIKKFYWSPIKVNDLRWNFEKFLIASDGEPYRRYELHGPIENVEKDIAGLVDGGICSFLGCQ